The following are from one region of the Halarsenatibacter silvermanii genome:
- a CDS encoding DUF1028 domain-containing protein, translating into MQSNDQKPPMTSTYSIVGYEPETEKLGVAAQSKFLAIGSIVPYIKWNVGAVATQAQINPTYGPSTLQLLERGNDPEEIVETLTALDSGSVLRQVGIVDAEGRSATYTGEQCIEWAGGICGENYAAQGNLLVNGRTIEEMVKTFKTEEGSLADRLLSSLFAAEEAGGDRRGKQSASLLVYKEGGGYGGFTNKYIDLRVDDSEKPIEDLADLLELFKLYYVESDVEHTPLEGDTLCEVQMLLSDLGYYKGEPSCVFDEKFRQALIDFYHQEDFEQRYPGENTIPQDILQYLRERAHIMEGS; encoded by the coding sequence ATGCAATCAAATGATCAAAAACCTCCCATGACTTCGACCTATTCCATAGTTGGTTATGAGCCGGAAACGGAAAAACTGGGCGTTGCCGCTCAGTCAAAGTTTCTGGCCATAGGTTCTATCGTACCCTATATAAAATGGAATGTAGGAGCGGTAGCTACTCAGGCTCAGATAAACCCCACCTACGGTCCCAGCACTCTGCAGCTGCTCGAGCGGGGTAACGACCCCGAGGAGATTGTAGAGACTCTCACAGCTCTCGATTCAGGTTCAGTTTTGCGACAGGTCGGTATAGTTGACGCCGAAGGGCGCTCAGCCACATATACAGGTGAGCAATGTATCGAATGGGCAGGAGGTATATGCGGGGAGAATTATGCCGCCCAGGGTAATCTCCTGGTCAATGGCAGGACCATTGAAGAGATGGTAAAAACCTTTAAAACAGAGGAGGGAAGTCTGGCAGACCGTCTGCTGTCTTCATTATTTGCCGCTGAAGAAGCCGGAGGGGATAGAAGAGGCAAGCAATCAGCTTCGCTTCTGGTCTATAAAGAAGGTGGTGGTTATGGTGGTTTTACAAACAAATACATAGATCTCCGGGTGGATGACAGCGAAAAACCTATCGAAGACCTGGCTGACCTTCTCGAACTTTTCAAGCTTTATTATGTCGAAAGCGACGTAGAGCACACTCCACTGGAGGGAGATACCCTCTGTGAAGTACAAATGCTGCTTTCCGATCTGGGCTATTATAAAGGTGAACCCAGCTGTGTATTTGACGAGAAGTTCAGACAGGCCCTGATAGATTTTTATCATCAGGAAGATTTTGAGCAGAGATATCCCGGCGAGAACACCATTCCTCAGGATATCCTCCAATATCTGCGTGAACGGGCCCATATAATGGAGGGCAGTTGA
- the nadE gene encoding NAD(+) synthase has translation MLRKGIEDEITDWLAREVENRGSDGGLIGLSGGIDSTTVAALAKKALGDDCLGILLPAEGTTEKDNEYARMAAESIEIDTMMADLEDINAHLKNFLHGLDLDSVHREYYPETALKASECAREMCEKTMQTRLRMITLYYIGECKNYAVLGTSNKSELLTGYFTRYGDAAADLSPLKHLMKTEVWELAERLEVPREIIDRPPTGGLQSGEERVSDAEEVGLDYRTFDEIYLAIENGKDLRQFDLEDVNRAVELMAEASNNLDIPGFKK, from the coding sequence ATGTTAAGAAAAGGTATTGAAGATGAAATTACTGACTGGCTGGCAAGAGAGGTCGAAAACCGCGGCAGCGATGGCGGATTAATAGGACTGAGCGGGGGAATAGATTCCACCACAGTTGCAGCTCTGGCCAAAAAGGCTCTGGGCGATGATTGTCTGGGGATTCTGCTTCCGGCAGAAGGCACCACGGAAAAGGACAACGAATATGCCAGAATGGCAGCCGAATCGATCGAAATTGATACCATGATGGCAGACCTGGAGGATATCAATGCTCATCTGAAAAATTTCCTGCACGGGCTGGATTTAGATAGTGTTCATCGAGAATATTATCCGGAAACGGCTCTGAAAGCTTCTGAATGTGCCCGGGAGATGTGCGAAAAGACGATGCAGACCCGGCTCAGAATGATCACCCTTTATTACATCGGCGAATGCAAAAACTATGCGGTGCTGGGCACCAGCAATAAAAGCGAACTGCTGACGGGCTATTTTACCCGCTATGGTGATGCGGCAGCTGACCTATCTCCCTTAAAGCATCTCATGAAGACTGAAGTCTGGGAGCTGGCTGAGAGGCTGGAAGTACCTCGGGAAATCATTGACAGACCACCCACCGGCGGCCTGCAATCCGGCGAGGAACGAGTTAGTGATGCTGAAGAGGTTGGGCTGGATTATCGCACCTTCGATGAAATTTATCTGGCCATTGAAAACGGAAAAGATTTAAGACAGTTCGATCTGGAAGATGTCAATAGAGCCGTGGAACTGATGGCTGAAGCCAGCAACAATCTGGATATTCCTGGTTTCAAAAAATAA
- a CDS encoding FMN-binding protein yields the protein MKKFLIVMLAAAVVFGLGAGTAADGHLEDGEYVGYSEADENGYVKAAVTLENGDIISVNLTEYTEKEEAKGEDYTWDDWHEAMEILPERFEEANSSDVDIVSGATGTSEKAMEAVEMARQKAEGVEQFDGTYLGTSAEDNGGWGVAWVTVEGESIVDVRLEEVTDGDEFKDEDYGWDHWHEAREEMPEWFVEADSPDVDTFTEATSSSQMWRESVENALEKAGLDTETLEE from the coding sequence ATGAAGAAGTTTTTGATAGTTATGCTGGCTGCAGCTGTAGTATTCGGTCTTGGGGCCGGGACAGCAGCAGATGGACATCTTGAAGATGGGGAGTATGTAGGTTATTCCGAAGCTGACGAAAACGGTTACGTAAAAGCAGCTGTAACTCTGGAAAACGGTGACATAATCTCTGTAAATCTCACAGAATATACCGAGAAAGAAGAAGCCAAAGGAGAAGATTATACCTGGGATGACTGGCATGAGGCGATGGAAATTTTACCAGAGAGATTCGAGGAGGCCAACAGCTCTGATGTGGATATAGTATCCGGAGCCACCGGTACCTCCGAAAAGGCTATGGAGGCCGTTGAGATGGCCCGTCAGAAAGCTGAAGGTGTAGAGCAGTTTGACGGCACTTATCTCGGCACTTCCGCAGAAGACAATGGCGGCTGGGGAGTTGCCTGGGTAACAGTAGAAGGGGAGAGCATTGTCGATGTGAGACTGGAAGAGGTTACCGATGGCGATGAGTTCAAGGATGAGGATTATGGCTGGGATCACTGGCATGAAGCACGTGAGGAAATGCCGGAATGGTTTGTTGAGGCCGACAGTCCAGATGTTGACACATTCACAGAGGCAACCAGCAGCTCTCAGATGTGGAGAGAGTCTGTAGAAAATGCTCTGGAAAAAGCCGGCCTGGATACGGAAACTTTAGAAGAGTAG
- the acs gene encoding acetate--CoA ligase, with protein MSSEDGEEVFDVLSEGEEVFAPPESFKEQANAGAELYEIENYQEYWAKEAEKLDWFEKWDQTLRWEPPFAQWFVGGKINASYNCLDRHLDSFRKNKAALIWEGEPGDERVLTYNDLHRKVCKFATVLKNQGVQKGDIVTIYLPMIPEAVIAMLACARIGAPHSVVFAGFGPGSLAQRIENADSSFLITADGYYRRGRLIHHKNKSDQALEQTDKVEQCVVVERCGLDVTMNRDRDYWWKDLMSEVKCETPAVKLDSEDLLFLMYTSGTTGKPKGVVHTIGGYMTHVTSTSKYVFDLKEDDTYWCSADVGWITGHSYIVYGILSNGATAVMYEGAPDYPDNNRTWEIIEKYGVNIFYTAPTAIRSFMKHGKKYPQSHNLNSLRLLGSVGEPINPKVWKWYHKNVGNENCPIVDTWWQTETGGIMLSPLPGVIKTRPGSVTRPLPGISAEVLDEEGEPADSGYLAITKPWPGMLRTVYQNDERYKKTYWSKWDDETYFPADGAKIDEDGYFWILGRIDDVINVSGHRLSTMEIESSLVSHSDVAEAAVVGGSDDLKGQVPVAYVMLQEEAENDKLNNGEDEELDFFNADLEEELKDYVAEDIGAIARPRDVTFVPDLPKTRSGKIMRRLLQDITEEEELSDTTTLKNPEIAEKIQDIYC; from the coding sequence ATGAGCAGTGAAGACGGAGAAGAAGTTTTTGACGTCCTATCCGAAGGTGAGGAAGTCTTTGCTCCGCCTGAGTCTTTCAAGGAGCAGGCAAATGCGGGTGCGGAGTTATATGAAATTGAAAACTATCAGGAGTACTGGGCTAAAGAAGCGGAAAAACTTGACTGGTTTGAAAAATGGGATCAGACTCTCAGATGGGAACCTCCCTTTGCCCAGTGGTTTGTCGGCGGAAAAATAAATGCTTCCTACAACTGTCTGGATCGCCATCTGGACTCATTTCGCAAAAACAAAGCCGCTTTGATCTGGGAAGGTGAACCGGGAGATGAAAGGGTTCTCACCTACAATGATCTGCATAGAAAAGTATGTAAATTTGCGACAGTATTAAAGAATCAGGGAGTGCAAAAAGGCGACATAGTGACTATATACCTCCCTATGATTCCGGAAGCTGTAATCGCCATGCTGGCCTGCGCCAGGATCGGTGCCCCTCATTCTGTAGTTTTTGCCGGTTTTGGCCCCGGATCTCTGGCTCAGAGAATCGAAAATGCTGACTCCTCTTTTCTGATCACCGCCGATGGATATTATCGCCGGGGCCGGCTCATACATCACAAAAACAAAAGCGATCAAGCTCTAGAACAGACGGATAAAGTCGAGCAATGTGTGGTGGTCGAGAGATGCGGACTGGATGTTACCATGAACCGCGATCGAGATTACTGGTGGAAAGATCTTATGTCGGAGGTCAAATGCGAAACCCCGGCTGTTAAACTCGACTCGGAGGATCTGCTCTTTTTGATGTATACTTCCGGAACAACCGGCAAACCGAAAGGTGTTGTTCACACGATCGGCGGTTATATGACTCATGTCACCTCCACCAGCAAATATGTTTTTGATTTGAAAGAAGACGACACCTACTGGTGCAGTGCCGATGTGGGCTGGATTACCGGTCATTCCTATATCGTTTATGGCATTCTTTCCAACGGGGCTACAGCTGTCATGTATGAAGGTGCCCCCGATTATCCGGATAACAACAGAACCTGGGAAATTATCGAAAAATACGGGGTGAACATATTCTACACCGCTCCCACTGCCATAAGATCATTTATGAAGCACGGAAAAAAATACCCTCAATCTCATAATTTGAACAGTCTTAGGCTTCTCGGCAGCGTGGGTGAACCAATTAATCCGAAGGTATGGAAGTGGTATCACAAAAATGTAGGCAATGAAAACTGCCCGATAGTCGACACCTGGTGGCAGACCGAAACAGGTGGCATCATGCTGTCTCCACTCCCCGGGGTCATCAAAACCAGGCCTGGCAGCGTAACCCGTCCTCTGCCTGGAATTTCAGCGGAGGTACTTGATGAGGAGGGCGAGCCAGCTGATTCCGGCTATCTGGCAATCACCAAACCCTGGCCGGGAATGCTGAGAACTGTCTACCAAAATGATGAAAGATATAAGAAGACCTACTGGAGCAAATGGGATGACGAGACTTACTTCCCCGCGGATGGGGCCAAAATAGATGAGGATGGATATTTTTGGATTCTGGGAAGAATAGATGATGTTATAAATGTTAGCGGACACAGGCTCAGCACCATGGAAATAGAAAGCTCTCTGGTCAGCCACAGCGATGTGGCTGAAGCTGCAGTTGTCGGTGGGAGTGATGATTTAAAGGGACAGGTGCCGGTGGCATATGTGATGCTGCAGGAAGAAGCTGAAAATGATAAACTCAATAACGGCGAAGACGAGGAGTTAGACTTTTTTAACGCCGACCTGGAAGAGGAGTTAAAGGATTATGTCGCAGAAGATATCGGAGCTATAGCCAGACCGAGGGACGTGACTTTTGTTCCTGATCTGCCCAAAACCCGAAGTGGAAAGATTATGCGCAGGCTGCTTCAGGATATAACAGAGGAAGAGGAGCTGAGTGATACGACAACACTGAAAAACCCTGAAATCGCCGAAAAAATTCAGGATATTTACTGCTGA
- a CDS encoding SufB/SufD family protein, translated as MSDYKNMVDIYDQVGDEEVFSDSDVAHVVLERDKVMGTNTVDGLEVDIKNQEPGLVAIKMTVLADFNIDKTVHLCFGVLPEEGKQFIDMDVEIEENAGVEVKADCVFPNATRVQHNMEADILLQEGATFIYRESHFHGDEGGVDVKARAEIEMKKGSTYKTYFDLQEGRAGKIEFDYESVLRENATLEMVARMQGQKSDKLNIRETADLIGSGARALLESKLALQDEAAGEVLNELTASAPGAKGHVECTEIIKDDATARAVPVVDVQHPEAKVTHEAAIGSVDSSQLQTLMARGLNEEEAAETIIQGMLNG; from the coding sequence TTGAGTGATTACAAGAACATGGTCGACATCTACGATCAGGTCGGCGACGAAGAGGTTTTTTCCGACAGCGATGTAGCTCATGTGGTGCTGGAAAGAGATAAAGTCATGGGAACAAACACAGTAGATGGTCTGGAAGTCGATATCAAAAACCAGGAACCCGGTCTGGTGGCGATTAAAATGACGGTTTTAGCCGATTTCAATATCGATAAAACGGTACATCTCTGTTTTGGTGTGCTGCCTGAAGAAGGAAAACAATTTATTGATATGGACGTAGAAATAGAGGAAAACGCCGGAGTAGAGGTCAAAGCGGACTGCGTTTTCCCCAATGCCACCCGGGTTCAGCACAATATGGAAGCCGATATTCTCCTGCAGGAGGGAGCGACCTTTATCTACCGCGAAAGTCACTTTCACGGTGATGAGGGCGGGGTTGACGTGAAAGCCCGGGCTGAAATTGAAATGAAAAAAGGCAGTACCTACAAAACTTATTTTGACCTGCAGGAAGGTCGAGCCGGGAAAATTGAATTCGATTACGAATCTGTGCTCAGAGAAAATGCCACCCTGGAGATGGTGGCCCGCATGCAGGGACAAAAAAGTGACAAATTGAACATCAGAGAAACCGCAGATTTGATTGGCAGTGGCGCCCGGGCTCTGCTGGAAAGCAAACTGGCTCTGCAGGATGAGGCTGCGGGCGAGGTGCTCAACGAGCTAACAGCTTCGGCACCTGGTGCCAAAGGCCACGTCGAATGCACTGAGATCATAAAGGATGATGCCACCGCCCGGGCAGTTCCTGTGGTGGATGTGCAGCACCCAGAAGCAAAAGTCACTCATGAAGCTGCCATCGGCAGCGTGGACAGCAGTCAGCTGCAGACTCTGATGGCGCGCGGCCTCAACGAGGAAGAAGCTGCAGAAACTATCATTCAGGGTATGCTCAATGGATAA
- a CDS encoding ABC transporter ATP-binding protein, with amino-acid sequence MEREKILKVKDLELVLEKTDILKGLNFELQAGEVLGIIGPNGCGKSSLAYTLMGLDGYKPAGGRVIFKGVDITDLKPYERAWEGLTLAWQEPARFEGISVREFLALGRKHRESEVGSGEIRRALQDVAINPDQYLDRSIDETLSGGERKRIELASILLMNPDAVILDEPDSGVDVVALNNIEEVINNFRENNTGVILITHSEEMLEMADRAALICQGKIFMENSPAKISSYFKDECLPCEDQDPAKHKEVS; translated from the coding sequence GTGGAGAGGGAAAAAATTTTAAAGGTGAAGGATTTGGAATTGGTTCTGGAAAAAACAGATATACTCAAGGGTCTTAACTTTGAGCTTCAGGCTGGAGAGGTGCTGGGCATAATAGGACCCAACGGATGCGGCAAAAGCAGTCTGGCTTATACTTTGATGGGCCTCGACGGTTATAAACCCGCCGGCGGCCGGGTGATATTTAAAGGCGTAGATATAACTGACCTGAAGCCCTATGAAAGAGCCTGGGAAGGTCTTACCCTGGCCTGGCAGGAGCCGGCCCGTTTTGAAGGCATAAGCGTGCGCGAATTTTTAGCCCTGGGCAGAAAACATCGCGAGAGCGAAGTCGGTTCCGGGGAGATCCGTCGGGCTCTGCAGGACGTGGCAATAAATCCCGATCAATATCTTGACCGCAGCATCGATGAGACACTCAGCGGCGGGGAAAGGAAAAGAATAGAACTGGCATCCATATTGTTGATGAATCCGGATGCGGTCATTCTTGATGAGCCCGATTCCGGCGTGGATGTGGTGGCCCTCAACAACATCGAAGAGGTTATTAACAATTTTCGCGAGAACAACACTGGTGTTATCCTCATAACCCATTCTGAGGAGATGCTGGAGATGGCCGACAGGGCTGCTCTTATCTGTCAGGGGAAAATTTTTATGGAAAACAGTCCAGCCAAAATCAGCAGTTATTTTAAAGATGAATGTCTACCCTGTGAAGATCAGGATCCCGCCAAACACAAAGAGGTGAGTTAA
- a CDS encoding AIR synthase related protein, translating into MNLIEKFHINRVKNENLISQERDLTRVNIDEKTSLLLAVDSDGGIGNKKGDAVQVPPETLGRFAVRVPLMEIIAASSQPLMIIDALTVEMEDTGKRIIAGIRDMCRKADVNSLPITGSTEENIPTQETGIGIMVLGTMVREDWTIGSSQKGDVIAAAGIPKSAPEFEVRLDDEEIISFEELQILRQQDGIRDILPVGSRGIRYEMSELAHTAGCNFIETGKNIDLERSGGPATSVIFSAADKKVLAEVRGKINAPINEIGETK; encoded by the coding sequence ATGAATTTAATAGAAAAATTTCATATTAACCGGGTGAAAAACGAGAATCTTATCTCACAGGAGAGAGATCTCACCAGAGTAAACATAGATGAGAAAACAAGTCTACTGCTGGCTGTCGACTCCGATGGTGGAATAGGAAATAAAAAAGGAGATGCTGTTCAGGTACCTCCTGAAACGCTGGGACGTTTTGCCGTCCGGGTTCCTCTAATGGAGATAATTGCGGCCAGCAGTCAGCCTTTGATGATAATCGATGCTCTGACGGTGGAGATGGAAGATACCGGCAAAAGAATAATTGCCGGTATCAGGGATATGTGCAGAAAAGCCGATGTTAACAGCCTGCCTATCACAGGCAGCACCGAGGAGAACATCCCCACCCAGGAGACGGGGATTGGGATAATGGTGCTGGGAACGATGGTAAGAGAAGACTGGACGATAGGCTCTTCGCAGAAAGGAGATGTAATAGCGGCGGCCGGAATTCCCAAAAGCGCCCCTGAATTTGAGGTCAGGCTGGACGATGAAGAAATAATCTCTTTTGAAGAGCTGCAGATTTTAAGACAGCAGGATGGCATCAGGGATATTCTGCCGGTAGGTTCAAGGGGAATAAGATACGAGATGAGCGAACTGGCTCATACAGCCGGATGCAACTTTATAGAAACGGGCAAAAATATTGATCTCGAGCGCTCCGGGGGACCGGCCACCAGTGTCATTTTTTCTGCTGCTGATAAAAAAGTTCTGGCCGAAGTCCGGGGCAAAATAAACGCGCCGATAAACGAAATAGGAGAGACAAAATAA
- a CDS encoding YibE/F family protein translates to MPKRLLLSILAIFLGLVILAAVHSYTERLMPDSSYMAREDAEYFRGTVQEVLEEERTEFGLEQQAEVLINEGPKAGEIVEIDNVYGEENIYLDIRLESGLEVILISFHENGSPEIYLEDVARDRGLYLAGAVLALALIIVGKMKGIKTLISLLLTGYIIFRIMLPLMLQGWAPVPVATASALLIIAVILIVIGGLSSKSLAAFIGISTGVIAAGVMAYIIGEMAHLTGLGTEEAQMLGASDLEINVRGLLYGGIIVGSLGAITDVGMSVAASASQLKEANPEIAPDKLFYHALEVGRDIMATMANTLILAYVGGSVPFLLLIMAQQLDWLRIVNLDYIATEILSGLAGSLGLVLAIPATALAAAILMKGD, encoded by the coding sequence TTGCCAAAAAGATTGCTCTTAAGCATCCTCGCTATTTTTCTGGGGCTGGTTATTCTGGCCGCAGTACATAGCTATACCGAGAGATTGATGCCGGATTCCAGTTATATGGCACGAGAAGATGCTGAATATTTTCGAGGCACCGTACAAGAGGTGCTGGAAGAAGAGAGAACCGAGTTCGGTCTTGAGCAGCAGGCAGAGGTTTTGATAAATGAAGGTCCTAAGGCCGGAGAAATAGTGGAGATCGATAATGTTTACGGGGAAGAAAATATTTATCTGGATATCAGGCTTGAGTCAGGACTGGAGGTGATTCTTATATCTTTTCACGAAAATGGCAGTCCTGAGATCTATCTGGAGGACGTAGCCCGCGACCGCGGACTTTATCTGGCCGGGGCTGTTTTGGCTCTGGCTCTTATCATCGTGGGCAAAATGAAGGGGATAAAAACTTTAATTTCTCTGCTGCTGACAGGATATATTATCTTTAGAATCATGCTGCCCCTGATGCTGCAGGGCTGGGCTCCGGTGCCGGTGGCAACGGCCAGCGCTCTGCTTATCATAGCTGTGATTCTTATCGTCATCGGAGGTTTATCCTCGAAGTCTCTTGCTGCCTTTATTGGCATCTCGACAGGAGTCATAGCCGCTGGAGTAATGGCTTACATTATCGGGGAGATGGCTCATTTAACCGGCCTGGGTACAGAAGAGGCGCAGATGCTGGGAGCCAGCGATCTGGAGATTAATGTCAGAGGATTGCTTTATGGCGGTATCATTGTTGGCTCTCTGGGGGCTATAACCGATGTGGGTATGTCGGTAGCTGCCAGCGCTTCTCAGTTGAAGGAGGCCAATCCCGAAATAGCACCGGATAAATTATTTTATCATGCCCTGGAGGTGGGGCGGGATATCATGGCTACCATGGCAAATACTCTCATTCTGGCCTACGTGGGGGGGTCGGTGCCATTTTTGTTATTAATCATGGCCCAGCAGCTTGATTGGCTCAGAATAGTCAATCTCGATTATATAGCCACGGAAATATTGAGCGGACTGGCAGGCTCTTTAGGGCTGGTTCTGGCCATTCCGGCGACTGCGCTGGCAGCTGCAATACTTATGAAGGGGGATTAA
- a CDS encoding MBL fold metallo-hydrolase, which translates to MADSIEVKILADDLVHEPDLLAEHGLCFWISKENRQVLFDTGQGLVLEHNAEELGINLSRLSAAVVSHGHNDHGGGIEGLLEHQQDLALYGHPEIFSDKYVKEDKGDLRNAGIDFSREQINFKPINDHQEICGGLQLTGPIPRKNSWETTPDNYLKLTEEEGEEELVKDDFIDDQALFFPTVSGTVVLLGCAHAGVVNTLEHIRSISSQSSLRAVLGGMHLYSADDHIIKKTIEYLDDLDLDLIVPMHCTGFSAQAEMRRSLNTRVKIGEVGERYVF; encoded by the coding sequence ATGGCGGATTCTATCGAAGTTAAAATTCTGGCCGATGACCTGGTTCATGAACCTGATCTTTTGGCTGAACATGGATTATGCTTCTGGATTTCTAAAGAGAACAGGCAGGTTCTTTTCGATACCGGTCAGGGACTCGTACTAGAACACAACGCCGAAGAACTGGGTATAAATTTGAGCAGACTGTCAGCGGCGGTGGTCAGTCACGGTCATAATGATCACGGGGGTGGAATAGAGGGGCTGCTGGAACATCAGCAGGATCTTGCGCTTTACGGACACCCGGAAATTTTTTCAGATAAGTATGTAAAAGAAGATAAAGGGGACTTGAGAAATGCAGGCATTGATTTTTCCCGGGAGCAGATTAACTTCAAACCGATAAACGATCATCAGGAAATCTGCGGAGGACTTCAGCTCACCGGTCCAATTCCCCGGAAAAACAGTTGGGAGACGACTCCCGATAATTACCTCAAACTCACCGAAGAAGAGGGGGAAGAAGAGCTGGTAAAGGATGATTTTATCGATGATCAGGCTCTCTTTTTTCCGACCGTCAGCGGCACAGTGGTCCTTCTCGGATGTGCTCATGCAGGAGTTGTCAACACTTTAGAACACATAAGATCGATTTCATCGCAGTCCTCGCTGCGGGCTGTTTTAGGAGGTATGCATCTTTACAGCGCTGATGATCATATTATCAAAAAAACTATCGAATACCTCGATGATCTGGACCTGGATCTGATAGTTCCCATGCACTGCACCGGATTTTCAGCTCAGGCGGAGATGAGACGCAGTCTGAATACGCGGGTGAAAATAGGAGAAGTCGGAGAGAGGTACGTTTTTTAA
- a CDS encoding bifunctional 2',3'-cyclic-nucleotide 2'-phosphodiesterase/3'-nucleotidase has protein sequence MSNSENVDIFEKDISRRDFIATSGKVVAGALLASTGLQHLSGEVQADGTDSFTIFATTDEHQYILPYNYMEDETAENIGLSKAMTLFEEEAAARDNYMLLSAGDTIQGSMIGNLEFDVDPLEEGETQRIVEIFNEMGYEAAAVGNHELQDFGMNFFEHAVEGAEFPWLAANIRLAGTDEYYVDPYTIIEREFDGETVKFGLIGFVPPQTEKWGRDWVEGELEFDDIVPSAEKVLPEVREKADIVIALAHTGLDDSPVDSDAAREDAAAHLAQLNGFDAIICGHDHNFFPGDYDWMEMEVVNNNLGLIDGLPVVMAGSWGDSLGVIDLELMKQNGQWRIGEAGVKLRKTDENIESHPRVEEMAEDVHEATLEYVRTPIGSTDLAITSFFARVADNPVTQIVNDAQLWWAHNSAELTEGEFADLPILSASAPFQAGREDPEYFTDVRAGDVTIGDVADIYIYDNELRVMKVNGEEIIEWLERSAENFNRIDPDYEGTQDLIDGTFSAYNYDVIDGIEYEIDVTQPEGERIVNAAYEGELLSADQEFLVITNDYRAGGGGGFPPTERHDPIYAPSGLVNREIIIDYIEEHAPIAPEPTDNWRIKPVEVAGTVHFRSHPEAMEVTVPQLEGKVEFVETDEEGMGVYEIDIARI, from the coding sequence ATGTCAAATTCCGAAAATGTCGACATTTTTGAGAAAGATATTTCCCGCCGTGATTTTATCGCTACTTCCGGGAAAGTAGTGGCAGGAGCACTTCTGGCCAGCACCGGCCTTCAACATCTCAGTGGAGAGGTGCAGGCAGATGGTACTGATAGTTTCACCATTTTTGCCACAACTGACGAACATCAGTACATTCTGCCCTATAATTACATGGAGGATGAGACAGCAGAAAATATAGGTCTTTCCAAAGCTATGACGCTCTTTGAAGAAGAAGCAGCAGCCAGAGATAATTATATGCTGCTTTCAGCCGGTGACACAATCCAGGGCAGTATGATAGGCAATCTGGAATTCGATGTAGATCCGCTGGAAGAAGGAGAAACTCAGAGAATAGTGGAGATCTTCAACGAGATGGGTTACGAAGCTGCCGCAGTAGGAAATCATGAACTGCAGGATTTTGGCATGAATTTTTTTGAACATGCGGTTGAGGGAGCTGAGTTTCCCTGGTTGGCGGCCAATATCCGTCTGGCCGGAACCGATGAATATTATGTTGATCCCTATACAATTATTGAGCGTGAGTTCGATGGTGAAACCGTGAAATTTGGTCTGATAGGTTTTGTTCCTCCTCAGACTGAAAAATGGGGCCGGGACTGGGTGGAAGGCGAGCTGGAATTTGATGATATAGTGCCCTCGGCCGAAAAAGTGCTGCCAGAAGTGAGAGAGAAGGCCGATATAGTTATCGCTCTGGCTCATACCGGTCTGGACGATTCGCCGGTCGATTCGGATGCTGCCCGGGAAGATGCGGCTGCTCATCTGGCTCAGTTGAATGGTTTTGACGCTATAATCTGCGGTCATGATCATAATTTCTTTCCCGGCGATTATGACTGGATGGAGATGGAAGTTGTGAACAACAATCTTGGTCTTATCGACGGCCTGCCGGTGGTCATGGCCGGTTCCTGGGGTGATTCACTCGGCGTAATTGATCTGGAACTCATGAAGCAAAATGGACAGTGGCGTATAGGTGAGGCAGGCGTCAAGCTGCGTAAGACCGATGAAAATATAGAATCACATCCGCGGGTAGAGGAGATGGCGGAAGATGTGCATGAAGCCACTCTGGAATATGTGCGTACTCCTATCGGCAGCACCGATTTGGCTATTACTTCATTTTTTGCCCGGGTTGCCGACAATCCCGTGACCCAGATAGTAAATGATGCTCAGCTCTGGTGGGCTCACAATTCAGCCGAGCTCACAGAAGGTGAGTTTGCTGACCTGCCAATACTTTCCGCTTCCGCTCCTTTTCAGGCCGGCAGAGAGGATCCCGAATACTTCACCGATGTCAGGGCAGGTGATGTGACGATAGGTGATGTAGCCGACATATATATCTATGATAATGAGCTCAGGGTCATGAAAGTTAATGGAGAAGAGATCATTGAGTGGCTTGAGCGCAGTGCTGAAAACTTCAATCGGATAGATCCTGATTATGAAGGCACCCAGGACCTTATCGACGGCACTTTCTCGGCCTATAATTACGACGTTATAGATGGAATCGAATATGAAATAGATGTTACTCAGCCAGAGGGAGAGCGTATAGTCAACGCAGCTTACGAGGGTGAACTGCTGAGCGCCGACCAGGAATTTCTGGTGATTACCAATGATTATCGAGCCGGCGGAGGTGGCGGATTCCCGCCGACGGAAAGACATGATCCCATCTACGCTCCCTCCGGACTTGTAAATCGGGAAATTATAATAGATTATATAGAAGAACACGCTCCCATCGCCCCTGAACCCACTGATAACTGGAGAATAAAACCCGTAGAAGTTGCCGGCACCGTGCATTTTCGCTCTCATCCAGAAGCTATGGAAGTCACCGTTCCTCAGCTGGAAGGCAAAGTGGAATTTGTGGAGACAGATGAAGAAGGAATGGGTGTTTACGAGATCGATATAGCCCGCATTTAG